ATTTATGCGATTCTTTCACGCACTTAACTTACCCGTGAGCTACAAAGATATGCAGTACTCTCGTAATCATTCTTTAGGTAAGTtactttaacatatatttttgcaCAACGTTGGCCactgttattgttatatatacattttttttttttttagatatgaaATGTGTAGCTTCGTGGATAGTGTGGACAATAAATCCAGATGGGGTTGTGTTGAAACATCTTCGTTCATTCCTTGCTGGATTTGAAAGTTATTTACATAGCGCAAATTCTGGTCGATGGTCATTTAAACTACGTGATCTTATAAGAAAATTGGCGCGAGAATTCCTCAATAGGTATGATTTTCCTAAattgttcaatttaattataatatgaattcaaactgaatgtttttgttaataataaaatatatataacattgttcTATAGACTACGTCGTGAACGCGAGAAGAGATTCCGCAATACTTGGGAGAATAAAACACCAGAATCGTATAAACTCCGCGAAGAAGATGTAACAGAGTTTGTGAAAATTGTGTTTAGGCCGACGTTCCAAGCCGTAAACAGTAGGAGTGGATCTCTTGACATTTCTATCGCCTTACATAACTTGGCTATTCTCCGACCAGCAATAGTTATACCTCCTTTACTTGAGAAGTTGAAAACTTCATTGACATCGTTAACTGAGCCTCATAGAGTAACCGCAGCTATGTCGGCAGTAGCGGCCGTCGCTCGCCCGATGCTTCGAGGAGCTGATGCTGATTACCCAGAAGGTCCTACCCATGTAGTTCCTTTCCTAATGGCGGTGCTACCGGGGCTCGATCCAaacgatattaaaaaatctttagtcacattacatttcatattaatatttagcagTATGATACCATATGTCGATTGTAGCTCAGCTCAGGAGTACTGGCCAGATCTTACAGATGAAGAGCTTCTAGTCTGTGAATCGACTGCTCAATTGGAGGACTTTGTCTTAATCTTTCTAGatagaatttttattatcatcgaGTCATCTACTCTAGAACATGCACGTCTCGACACTAAAGATTCTGATTGCGCTAGGAGCAAAACAGATGCTGTAATGGAAACTGCTATATCCTCCGCCGCGACAGCAGTACTGACACAGTGCTCTCCCAAAATATTCAGAGAAGCGCTAAGGAAGTTTAAGTCGTTTGCGACTGAATCAACGTTCGAAACTAACGTTTCGGGAAGCATGGTTGGAGTGCTATTACACGTATTCGCTCGAATAGATACCGAATCCACATTATCTGCATTTTTGCCGAAACTTCTAGAGGAGTTAAAAGAACTGACATCCAGTGACGAAGCTCTACGCGAGGAAAACCCTCCCAGAGATCTTGTCTACAGATTAGTTTTATTGATGCATCTTGTAGATTGTGACGGTAAAGTCTTGCTTAAATATATTCCGCAAATTTTACCCGTATTAGACaggatattaaaattacactCGAAATATGCGTTGACACGTGCGTGTGAGGTTTTGAGTCACGTGTTGAACTCGTTGTCTTTTGTTGACTTGAAAGAATGGAAGAGCTCATCACAAGATTATGGTAGCGCACCTGAGAAATGGCTACCAATACGTGAATGGGGTCGCGGTTGTTTGTTGAAAGACGCGAAATTTAAGTGGCACGTACCGTCTGCTGAAGAAGCCGAATGCGCTCAAATGATTTCAGACAGATATTTAAAGCACGAGGTGATGAGACTCAAGCAGTGGATAAGTGGAGAGAGGTCAATGAGTCGTGAGCGAAGATTGAAAAGCTTCAGTGTTATCATTTCTGTGATGGCCTGCAGCACATTCCTGCCACAGCCAGATGAAGAACCTATTGCTCTGTAAGTAATAATGATATCATTAATACTAATTTTTACCTTCTTATTTTCTCTTATTttctcgttggtctattggtAATCTCACAAACCACTAAGTCCTGGGTTGAAACCCGGGTTggactaataaaaaaaagttattaggttatCTATCGAAAAAAATCCCAGAAGCAGGCCCGAGTATACATCAAAAAGCCCGTCCAACCGTTGGTCCTTGCTTGGATTTTTTCCTGACTGCACTTTGCCCATTCACTTTACTACAtgccctgcgcagttggctggtACTGTGAGTGGCCGCCATAACAGAAATTGGTCGGGGAGATATCAGCATCATCACCAATCATCAATCGCTTGCGCTTAGCACATTTGTATAGGTCGGTGAAATGCGTTTGTCTATTCCATTCGTCGCTTTCAAGTCTTATCCTTAGTTACTCACTTGtcgcatatataattttttaaagtagccagTCTTTCTATAGCCAGTCATTGCGTAACATTAATTACTCAGAGACTAGTTGGCCCTGAACAGGAGAATCTTAATCGAACATTCCGGGCTTAAACCAGGCAAacacattataattatgaattaattatgattttatgttttttttatagattagagTCCCAAGTACCAGCCACGAGTATGCCGTTCGTAACTGCTGTTCCATATACCGTAACTTTAGACGGTGAAAACATGCGAGTCGCTTTAACGCGCCTCCTACTCGAAGTTCAAGCGAAAATGCTCGCTGACAAAACTGATGACACACGAGGCTTGGATATGCTTCTcctagtaaatataaaacatatattcattACACGCATGTAGAAAGCTcgttgtatataaaagtaaccgGGATGCGTTGCGGAGCccctttattgttttatatattttgcacaTAGTGTTTCAGTACACACCCAATTGAACAATAAGCATTGAAGCTagtacttacataatataaaataacaactgTCAGTGTTGGGAGCGCGTGATCATCCTGAAGAGCCTCCGCTCCGGGCCGGGGCTGGAGGCGCGCCTGCGCTCGTACGGCGCGCTGGAGCGCGCGCTGgacgggcgcggcgggcgcgtgCGCGGCGACCTCTCGGCGTCGGCGCGCCTGCGCATGCTCATCGCGGACGCCGCGCGCCTGCAGGACGAGGCCCGCGTGGACTTGGCGTGCGAAGCCGGGATCACACCGTCGGCGATGAAAGCGGTGCATGCGCTGTACGAACTTGCCATCAATACTTATAGCTCGGTAGGTACATGTATTCGATTTCTGTAAAAGTATCGTTTCGACTCATCGTACTAGCAATTTTCTTTAGAATTAAACCTTATTATTAAAGGGGATATTGTATACAATTGTCGATAGACTATCACACCTGTAATACTTTAAACTTTATCAGGTTCGCATTTCCGCACAAATTCGCCTCTACTGGATGTTGAACCACTATCCGTACTCATATCGGGTGCTAATCCCGAAGCTAGTAGAGTTGCTTGCGACCGGAGGTGAAGGAGAAGAGTGGCACGCGCGTCACAAGGGAGCTCTTTTCATGATGCTGGGGCCGAAGGTCGGACCTCTCGTGGCAAAACAAGACTGGGAGGTGGTTGGAGCGCTGTGGCCAGCGATACTAAAGGCTCCATTGAGCGAGAAACCAACTATACACCGGTAAGGAATTCTGCACATACACAACCTCACGATATATTCTTcagtttatgaaataaatatatttttatttatttattttggaaacaaaccgcataatataatacaaaaacatttgatgaaaaaatcaaatgtaaaatattatatgtttgaaATCACAATAGAGTTTGTGTGAAAAGTTGTAACCTGGTCATAACGGCCACACTTCCGTGTTCTTGtccctaatattattaataattataatactgatCGATTAAAtacttcataaatatatttctttaaataggtTGGAACATGCCTTTAGCGAAACATTACATCGCCATTTTCCCGCCGTGAATACGCGCTTAACAGTCTCGCAAGCTGCCGTTGATGCAGCGAAACGTCTTCTGAGTGAGGAACAAATGAACGATGCAGAATTTCAGGAACAGCTGGAAAAATCTGTAGAAAGAGAAGTCGCTACGTCTGATAAAATGGAGAAAGTGTATATTAATCTCGTGAATGATTTGGTATCTATTGCGGAGAATTCCAACGGGTGagttataagaattataatttaattcacacaaataataattatcataaataattaaggaCAAGCAGTGGAGGCGAACTCGTCTTTTTCTTATtttgctataaataattattcaacattttagtaaaaaaaattgaataataacattaaagttttatttggaAATTAGTAATATTGACAAAAAACAAACGATTACCAACTTAGTATATACCTGATatgtgttataaatacaaatagtatattcactcttatttataaaatatttatatattatttttgtataaatttggtTGCGGCttatgtacattaaattatgaagaaaaaatatttacattagagATATGCATACCCTTTATTTGTATAGTGacagtaaatatcccactgctgctctccctttttgaggaaaaggtttataGCATATTCCACCCCCGCTGCTACAATGCAGgtgggtagaatacacatatagcataatttcaatgaagttagacacatgcaggtttcctcacgatgttttccttctccgtcaagcatgagatgaattataaacacaaattaagcacatgaaaattcagtggtgcttgcccgggcttgaacccacgatcatcggttaagattcacttgttctaaccactagaccatctcggctatttgtacaatttgtatttaaacttgtTCTAGTCAATGGCGCCGTTTGGAGCTAGCCATGCAAATGTTAACCTACTGCCCTCTGATACAAACCCCGTACCCGCCGCGCGCCGTCCGCCTCATGGTGCAATCGCTTCTACATGACGATATCATCGTGCGACGAATTGCCCTAAAGCTAACTCACTTTGCGTTAAAACAACgcaaacacaaaattaaaaaaataaaagtcgaCCCGTACGAAGTAGCCGGTGTTCCCAAGCCGGATCGACATGTACCAggttattcatttaatttatattatctattcctagtggcttatatatatagtagcgCCATTACATGGCGtcgaaattcaaatttcgaCGCCAGCTTTACTAAACTTACATGCATCAGTCGACGTCATGCGACGcactatttatttctaaaaggtcctatctattttaaattatacattgaaagttttgttttaaagcGACGGTATAAGATAGCATTTTAATACACgagtattgtattaaaattaaacaaaaaatttcgTATTATAGGTTATAGAAAGGATATCGAATGGGCGATGTGGTCCGCAGATGGTGATATACTTACTGATGAAGAATGGGATAAACCATGGTTACGAGACTACAACTACGGTTTCTATGCTTGGCCGAAAGAACTTAAggtatttatttagattaatagaacaattaaattatattgtaataatatttttttataaaataggaaggcggattgGCAAATGGACCATCTGATAGTAAATCATCACCATCATATATGTCATTGGCGCTGTAGGAACTAGTAACTTTACATTGTCactgtgccaccaaccttgcgaactacatcccttgtgcctgtagttacactggctcactcatccatcAAAgggaatataataatactatatattgctgtttggtgttTGAATAAGTGATGGATAGGTGGTACTttcccaaacgggcttgcacaaagcattaccatgaagtaaattatatactacggttaattcatttatttcttaGGTGGCAGCACCAATCAGCAAGCAAACATATTCAATAGATAAAGCTCCCGAAGACATGGAAGAAGGCGAACGATACTTGTATGAGTTCTTCAGCGATGAAGCGAATATCGAGCGTCTCGTGGCGTTCCTCACCGTCGAGGAGAAGAAGGGGAAGGATAAATTCAACGGCATACGTTATGCAATGTTTCGGGTGAgacttataatgataaaaaaatattacattcaagTTATTCTAAAACAAAGCCGTGTTGCTTTCGACCGGCAAGGATAGAGACAACACATATGAATCTTTAAAATATCTCGGAACATGTACTGACCAGAATAATTATTCTATCGTCAACggcaatttattgttaatagaatATGCCCAAAGGAGTACGTGACTACTCAAATACTATTTACTAGTCGAATTATGTGtgtgacattttaaaaacacggTGCCCGACCCCTAATAAATGACGTAAGGTCACTGATGATgacgtcttttttttatagaataggaaggcggacgagcatatgggccatatgatggtaagtggtcaccaacacctatagacattggcattgtaagaaatgttaaccatcgcttacatcactaatgcgccaccaacctcgggaactaagatgttatgtcccttgtgcctgtaattacactggctcactcacccttcaaaccggaacacaacaataccaagtactgctgttttgcggtagaatatttgatgagggggtggtacctacccagacgagctcgcacaaacctctaccaccagtaattacaAAACGATTAGGACTACTACGAACCTTCGGAAATGAAATAGCTCGTCCCCGCAGATGGTGTTCGCGCAGTTCGGCGAGCGCGTGTCGGGCCCGCTGCTGGCGCACGCGCGGCGCTGCGCGGGCGCGGCGCAGGAGGCGCCGCAGCGCTTCGCGGCCGAGCTCGCCACCGCCGCGCTGCGGGCGCCGCGCGACTGGCCGCGCGAGCGCGCGCTGGCGCTGCAGAGCTCGGCGCTGGATATTATTAAAGCGGGTACGGAAATTTCTCCCGCCTTCCGCGTTTCCCCGGTTACTGACTTGCCCTCTTTGACGCgatgtatatacttatacataacATATTCCGATCgaagaaaaacaaaacatagatttacatattccgtGCGCTAGTAGTTCTACAGTATTATACCCTACATTAACGTTGACTggaaacgcaattttttcgcgaatccataataaAAATCAGATTATTCAAGATCCCAACCGATGATATTGCatcaattaaattgtttatttgtctctACACCTTTTGTGGTTGAAATAGACTATAATTGTACAGTCTTAACATTACATTCAAGTAACTGGAAGgttgatacatttttttagaaaacaataaatttaatgtagatATTTTATGGGAATCTCCTCAATCCATGAGAACATTCCATGTTGGAGTCAACTTTTGCAATATACAGTCCCTATACTAAGTAGGATCTCATATCGAAGATGAATGCAGGCAGATCAGATAATTAGATCCAGATTTGTTCTaccgatttaatttaaatctgaaTTTGTTCCGtggaatataatgaaataaatgtcCCTAAAATCAAcctgcataattttttttatacaactaaTAAGCACTTCGTTTATTTCAAACTTTAGTCTTTGGTCAATATGTTTCAAAAAAAACTTGGATTCTCTTTTACtctaaaaatttttttgaaaacaatttttctaCAAATTCGACTTCCAGCCAATGTACTGCtatgtaaataattcaaaaaattaagCTAATTTGTACGTAGAATTTAAGagattttcatatgcttaaattTCTTCATTGTAACTGTTTAGTATACGGTTATAAATGGCTCACATTCGTTTAGCAAGATTAGCGTTTTATCTATTCCTATTTGATGATCATGTTCTAATTTTGTAATTCAAcacattgttttaatttgtatagtttctttttttttgttgaacgCTTTTCCATGATCAAAACTGCACTTCTAAGAACTTGACTGCAGGTTTTTTTTGGATAATATtgaaaagtagttttttatgttttctgttacagaatttatatatattattttatatgccctttctatgtatattatatctatCTCTGTCTATCGAGTAGAAGAGCAACATTAACAAGTATCACCTTTgttggtttttaataaaactatttgcaCATAATGCACTCGAGGCACTTCGAGACTACTCGAGAGTAGATATTATAAGTTCACAAGTGAATGCAACTCGATTTGAACTCGCGACATCGAAATCAgcagccttataagctagccactagacagaCGAGGTAGTTGCACACAAAAATCGCAATTATGAAATGCCCGACTACACCCCTAAAGGTCTGACGGCGGTCACCCCGGAGACGATGGAGGACTGGGGCACGTGCCTGGCGACGGGCGTGGAGAAAATGGACCCGCGGCGCGGCGCCGCCGTGCTGCGCGGCCTGCTGGAGCTgtgcgcgccgccgcccgcccgcGGGGACGCCGACCCCGACCCCGACCACAGCACCTCCTTCGTCATCTGTGCCCGCCTCTACGCCTTGCAGGTCTCTTTCGTATTCTTTCTCGGTGGTACTTGCAGTCTGCTCACCAGACATCTTATTCTTGAGTATAAGTAAATCGGTACAAGTTTTCTTAGCTGGTTAGCTTGCACTCCATTGCCATAAAAAAAACTCAgaataagataattattttttattattgaagtttGAATAAAACCTTAAGGccgtattgtaataaaaattgctTAACGCCTTGACGATTACTTCAGTGTCGCCCTCGACATTAGCCGGGTCGCTTTAGACGTAATTGGTCTTTTTATATACCTACCTTTAATTATGTGGATGtaaagctatatattatatatcattagtTACACATAAGTATCAATACTGTAGTATTTATACACTTTTTCAACATCAAATATTTTCAGGGCGCTCTTGGATGTATGTCATGGCGGGCGGCGCCGTTAGCAGCTGAATTGCTAAAACGACTAGACTCCGCAAACTTTATTCAACATCCCTATCAAAACGTCAGGGAAATTGTGGGCaggtaaaatatttgacaaattatataattgtttgattaGGCGGGCTGGAGGTGCTGAGGCAATAACTTGGATTGGGAACTTCTTTccaaataaattgaacattttCTTTCATTCGGTTGtttcaataacaatttatcGTAAAACAAATCTAATTATTTCGCAAACGAATGGACTTATGcttgtattttactatattttcataatatactaCATTAAATCCTCGAAATtggattatttattgttttatattttcctaTTCTGGAGGCCCCGGGGCTGTCCGGATGCCCGGATACCCTAAATCTGGCCCTGTGTTTATAAAcgaaagtacaaaaaatataaaacaaaatacgaaCACCAAAATGAAATACGATTCCGTAATTTCAATTCTTGTACTTGCAAaacttattacaattattattgttcgtTGGCAACAATACAacataaagaaatgtaatttccatacaaaatacatacataaaatattttttaacaagcgCGCTTCCATAATGAAAGCTCTTCTAGAAAACGTTATAAAATGTTCACAGTATACTGATGACAATATTCGATACTGAACTGGTGATCGAAGGCGGCGGCGAGTCAAGCGCGGCGCCCTGCTTGAAGGACTTTCTCGCCTCAATTGCGCCAAGACTTGCTGCACTTTACGACGAAAATGGAGACATTGGTATGTGCTCGTAATgacatttattcattttatagttCGCGGTGGAATCGTTAGTGAGCCGTATAATGTAAAAAAcagaataaagtttttttttcaatacctGACATTTCGGTTAAAGaactatatatgtttattaaaatttttacttaatactctattttatttataatatattgtaaaagtaaCATTTGATAACAttcgttatttatttctaaaatattacataacttttttctaatattttatacatattttatgactTATTAATATGTTACTTCTATACGTTTACTAACAAAtgtttgaaaacattttattgtagtGGTAAAAACAGCAGTGTCGATGGATGGGCAGTGCGGCTCGCGGGAGACTATCGCTGCCGATAACCCCGTGGCGCCCATCACCGCGGTACCGCTCACCGCGCTCACCAAGAACAGCCCGCAGGTCGCCAGACTGACGACAGATGCACCCAGGGACGATCACGCGCACCAGGTGGGGAACACTACACTGGCACTCGTGTTATTTGACTACATTTATAGTATTACgtgttattaaatatgtatgtatattttaacctATAGcactattatatacttatactgGTATTGTTActtaaaaggaaaaaatattgcATCGCTTGCATTCAGATCGATGAATTAATCAAACCTAATTAACAACGTTATCCATCGTGCAGACCGAAGGCAGCGAATCAGCGGAGACTGAGAGCGAAGATTCCGCCGCGGACAAACAGCTGGTCGAGCAACTCGACAGCGCGCTGCGACTGTCCGGCGACGTGGCGCCTGCGCAGAGACATCACGCGCGGGCCGTCAACCTGCTCACAACAGGTGAgagaactttaaatatatattattgcttcTTATCATTCCATCATATTTGATGCTTTACCGTTTCCAGAGCCAATGATTTGCTTAGATGGCCGTAGCAAGCCTTcctatatataaaacatgatCTTTTTTGCTTTCGTCTAAAcgtaaaatctaaatatatatcttgtttCAATCTATAGTTCTTCGCGGCTGCATGGGTGTGATAGTTCGAGGCGTGTACAGCAACACGGAGACCCAGTACGATCTCGTCTGTACTGCGGGCGCACTCGCGTCGAGAGGCCCTCCGCAGCCGCACGAGGAGCTTCCCCGAGCCGCTGGAGGTTTCCTTGCTAGCCTGGCCTTAGCCAACCACTCCTCGTCCGCTTTCAACAAAGCTCTAACAGTGTTGGAGACTCTGGCAGATGGCAGATCATGGTGGGCCCGATTGGCATGCATCGACTTTGCTCAGCCGTTACTCTTCTATGGCCTGCCCATGTTATGTGATGAACCAGAGAGAGCAGTCCGAGCCGAAAGATTCGCCTTGAAGCTTATGAGAGATTCTAGAGTTGAGGTtggtgtaataaatttatttaattatgtctctatttatattaaaagtaattgaaataattttgttttcttagGTTAGACAATCTGCGGCAAAATTGCTGACTGGTCTAATGCACTGCCGTGCGTTACCAAATGAAGACATGACACTCAAATCTCTTAAGAGGAGCTGTCGGTCTAAAGAGCTAGTAGAACGCCACTGCGGAGTGTTAGGTCTTTGTGCGTATTTAGCTTCTCGGCCGTATAGCTTGGGCCCGAGGCTTGGCAATGTATTGGCAGAATTATCAAAACATACGAGTGCACCGGATCCCATACCGGCAACCATTCGAACCGCTTTGGCAGACTTCCGACGAACACATCAAGATGACTGGCCCAATCACAGGGAACAGCTCACAGAGGACGAATTAGATCTTCTAGCAGACTTAACCTCACCGCCATCATATTGCGCGTAAATCAATGATATATTCTTGACTAAGTATATCGATGTTTAAATAATACCTAATAAATGGACAATTTATGACATATTTCAACTTATATGGTTAATCAATCATTAATTAAtctcataataaattaatccaATCGTAATGAAGTCTTACATGttagtaatatattaaacagcAACACTTGTACGAAAAAAAATGCAACTAATCACGAAAATGatgctgttttatttaaattttgaatcgtgtcattttattgattacctataaatgaaatacatacataaaattttcaaatataattgtaataagaaCTATGTAATCGGAGTGGGTTATCTTGGTGTCTATTATATCTGTGTAGGTGcaggaaaatatattaaatggtgttgtaatattttcatttgtatagTTTTCATTAAGACATGGTTTTGTATAATAACTTAGCAAAGGTTGATTTAGAGAATCGTGGAAAAGATTATAATCGTTGGCATGTTGGAAAGAGCAAAGGTGTTAATAACAACTTATcttggaaatattttttatttaatatctccAATAGCTTGAACAGATATTGTTTGCTCTCGGTGGTAGAAGGTTTTGCAAGTACctcataaataaagttattgtttatgattatatataattttctgacatttttatgcatttttttcaataaaaatattttaattaaatattatatctaaccatttgttaaaaataattaacaatatgtaGATTTACATCTTCTCTGTCGTTTATtgctctttttaatttttatagatcTGTCACTTGggtgtttttttgtaaaaaactgtatattataatttctaaacaTTTCtaggataaaaataaatataataaaggaaaaaaataaaataccccATAACTTTagaacgttttttatttaaaagatgtaGATGCATGTGTTCCCATTAATAGTATAACTGTTTTGAGAAACTTCGGTACCAATTTTTTTCACTTACAACTCAAACCATACTCAACGAATCAAACatcgatacttagtattgttgtgttaaacACTCACCATCAGGGGGCCCGTTTGAAAGTCAACCACccaataaattaagaattacaGCTAGCGCAGTTTCGGCCCCGCGCCACAAACAagataaactttataatttatcaataaata
The Nymphalis io chromosome 19, ilAglIoxx1.1, whole genome shotgun sequence DNA segment above includes these coding regions:
- the LOC126775927 gene encoding proteasome activator complex subunit 4A-like isoform X1, which gives rise to MIQEEEFDSYVTTPERIKALGFKPQKEIVTCHLLPYADKIDEESTTFLEQVKINLAKAIMLREMKPACGVWSSRLMKYIRIYGLKFGKEDHIAFIKLAYELVLIPDLEPCKINKFATLFIMLTKKRYLLTPEDLTLPWRPLYEVGIKIFDKSSTSIGMFHYLTRKSSEKQEVSKLEMVRKFLSGYGLDDALDLFGLSMRQNENDLPTSLEGSYMTMIKCARPYFDVGATKEILEELLPLICPWSSNSQMMGSLTSFLPIGLHPKYANQGHELWFDQLMALWDSCYNSQCGISDIMILFAGLAKKNPGAIDWTPHVPKLFMRFFHALNLPVSYKDMQYSRNHSLDMKCVASWIVWTINPDGVVLKHLRSFLAGFESYLHSANSGRWSFKLRDLIRKLAREFLNRLRREREKRFRNTWENKTPESYKLREEDVTEFVKIVFRPTFQAVNSRSGSLDISIALHNLAILRPAIVIPPLLEKLKTSLTSLTEPHRVTAAMSAVAAVARPMLRGADADYPEGPTHVVPFLMAVLPGLDPNDIKKSLVTLHFILIFSSMIPYVDCSSAQEYWPDLTDEELLVCESTAQLEDFVLIFLDRIFIIIESSTLEHARLDTKDSDCARSKTDAVMETAISSAATAVLTQCSPKIFREALRKFKSFATESTFETNVSGSMVGVLLHVFARIDTESTLSAFLPKLLEELKELTSSDEALREENPPRDLVYRLVLLMHLVDCDGKVLLKYIPQILPVLDRILKLHSKYALTRACEVLSHVLNSLSFVDLKEWKSSSQDYGSAPEKWLPIREWGRGCLLKDAKFKWHVPSAEEAECAQMISDRYLKHEVMRLKQWISGERSMSRERRLKSFSVIISVMACSTFLPQPDEEPIALLESQVPATSMPFVTAVPYTVTLDGENMRVALTRLLLEVQAKMLADKTDDTRGLDMLLLCWERVIILKSLRSGPGLEARLRSYGALERALDGRGGRVRGDLSASARLRMLIADAARLQDEARVDLACEAGITPSAMKAVHALYELAINTYSSVRISAQIRLYWMLNHYPYSYRVLIPKLVELLATGGEGEEWHARHKGALFMMLGPKVGPLVAKQDWEVVGALWPAILKAPLSEKPTIHRLEHAFSETLHRHFPAVNTRLTVSQAAVDAAKRLLSEEQMNDAEFQEQLEKSVEREVATSDKMEKVYINLVNDLVSIAENSNGQWRRLELAMQMLTYCPLIQTPYPPRAVRLMVQSLLHDDIIVRRIALKLTHFALKQRKHKIKKIKVDPYEVAGVPKPDRHVPGYRKDIEWAMWSADGDILTDEEWDKPWLRDYNYGFYAWPKELKVAAPISKQTYSIDKAPEDMEEGERYLYEFFSDEANIERLVAFLTVEEKKGKDKFNGIRYAMFRMVFAQFGERVSGPLLAHARRCAGAAQEAPQRFAAELATAALRAPRDWPRERALALQSSALDIIKAGLTAVTPETMEDWGTCLATGVEKMDPRRGAAVLRGLLELCAPPPARGDADPDPDHSTSFVICARLYALQGALGCMSWRAAPLAAELLKRLDSANFIQHPYQNVREIVGSILMTIFDTELVIEGGGESSAAPCLKDFLASIAPRLAALYDENGDIVVKTAVSMDGQCGSRETIAADNPVAPITAVPLTALTKNSPQVARLTTDAPRDDHAHQTEGSESAETESEDSAADKQLVEQLDSALRLSGDVAPAQRHHARAVNLLTTVLRGCMGVIVRGVYSNTETQYDLVCTAGALASRGPPQPHEELPRAAGGFLASLALANHSSSAFNKALTVLETLADGRSWWARLACIDFAQPLLFYGLPMLCDEPERAVRAERFALKLMRDSRVEVRQSAAKLLTGLMHCRALPNEDMTLKSLKRSCRSKELVERHCGVLGLCAYLASRPYSLGPRLGNVLAELSKHTSAPDPIPATIRTALADFRRTHQDDWPNHREQLTEDELDLLADLTSPPSYCA